The Gemmatimonadaceae bacterium DNA window ATGGAGGTCGGCTTGCCGCAGTGCGGGCACTCGAACCAACTCATGTTCTCCACGATGCCCAGCACCGGCACGCCCACGCGCTGGAACATCCGCACGCCGCGCAGGGCGTCGCCCGTGGACATCTCCTGCGGCGTGGTGACGATCACCGCGCCGTGCACCATCGTCGCCTGCACCAGCGAGAGCTGCGCGTCGCCCGTGCCGGGCGGCATGTCGACGATGAAGTAGTCCAGCTCCCCCCACGCCACGTCGCGCAGGAACTGGGTGATGATCTTCATCACGATCGGTCCGCGCCAGATCGCCGGCTGGTCGCGGTCGATCATGAATCCCAGCGAGATCACCTTCACGCCGAACGCCTCGAGCGGCACGATCTTCTCGCTCACCACCGCGGGCGGCGCGTCCAGCCCCATCATGCGGGGCACGTTCGGCCCGTAGATGTCGGCATCCATCAGTCCCACGCGATGCCCCGACCGGGCCAGCGCCACGGCGAGATTGGTGGCCACCGTGGACTTGCCCACCCCGCCCTTGCCGCTGGACACGGCGATGATGCGTCCCAGGTTCGGATACGGCACCGGCGTGGGCGCGCTCGCGCGCGGCGCCGCCGGACGGTCGTCCATCACCGGCAGGGCGCGCGACGCGGCGGGCTTGGGCGCGGCCGCCGACGGATCCTTCACGTCCACGCGCACCTCGGTCACGCCTTCCACGCGTTCCAGCATCTGGCGCACGTCGCGCACGAGCGTGGCCGGATCGTCGGCCGCGAGCAGCAGGGACAGGCGCACCTTGCCGGCGGTGGTGGTGGCGACGTCGCGGATCATGTCGTCGCTCACCACGTCGTGGCCGGTGCGGGGATTGCGGAGCTTGGAGAGCGCCTGGGTGATGCGCTGTTGGAGAGTCTCTGGCATATGCCCGGAAACTACGGCGTGCCCGACCCCTTTCCAAGCGACGCCAGCTCCTGCCGCGCGTCGGCCAGCACGCGCTCGCGCACCTCGTCCATGGACCCGGCGATGAGCGCGCCGGCGGCGCGCACGTGCCCCCCGCCGCCGTAGCGGCGGGCGAAGGCGTTGGCGTCGAAGGTGCCCGTGCTGCGGAAGCTGGCCTTCACCTTCTTGTGGCCGAGGTCGCGGAAGAAGATGGCCAGCCTGGTGCCGGCAATCGACCGCGCATGCTCGACGATGCCGTCCAGGTCCTCCTGGCGCACGCCGTACTCGCTCAGCGCCCCCGAGCGCAAGGTCAGCCACGACAGCCCCAGCGTCTCGTCCACGCCCAGGCTCTGCAGCACCTCGGCCAGCAGCCGCACGCGCCCCACCGGCGCCGACGCGTACACCCGCCGGTAGATCTCCTCCTGGTCCACGCCGGCGCCCAGCAGCACCGAGGCGATGGCGTGGGCGCGCGGCGACGTATTGCTGAACCGGAAGCCGCCGGTGTCGGTGAGGATGGCGGTGTACAGCGACCGCGCGATGGCCGGCGTGATGTCGAGGTCGAGCACGCGCGCCAGGTCGAACACCAGTTCGCCGGTGGCGCACGCGGCGGGATCGCTGAACAGCACCTCGCCGGCCGGATCGCTGGACACCACGTGGTGGTCGATCACCAGCCGCGGCACGGT harbors:
- a CDS encoding Mrp/NBP35 family ATP-binding protein; this translates as MPETLQQRITQALSKLRNPRTGHDVVSDDMIRDVATTTAGKVRLSLLLAADDPATLVRDVRQMLERVEGVTEVRVDVKDPSAAAPKPAASRALPVMDDRPAAPRASAPTPVPYPNLGRIIAVSSGKGGVGKSTVATNLAVALARSGHRVGLMDADIYGPNVPRMMGLDAPPAVVSEKIVPLEAFGVKVISLGFMIDRDQPAIWRGPIVMKIITQFLRDVAWGELDYFIVDMPPGTGDAQLSLVQATMVHGAVIVTTPQEMSTGDALRGVRMFQRVGVPVLGIVENMSWFECPHCGKPTSIFGAGGGERLAQETELPLLGQIPLYPRVLEGGEAGQPIVVADAASSAAKALVSVAERVIRAMQDLAPAP
- a CDS encoding bifunctional oligoribonuclease/PAP phosphatase NrnA; protein product: MTELDALSVPPARRDAILRLAEFWKPGTVAALSTHINADGDGCGSETALARLLAQRGVTVRIVNPTPWPDLFAFLLGDDVQDATAQGAEALSAIDELVVVDINDVTRLGTLAPAVRTLTVPRLVIDHHVVSSDPAGEVLFSDPAACATGELVFDLARVLDLDITPAIARSLYTAILTDTGGFRFSNTSPRAHAIASVLLGAGVDQEEIYRRVYASAPVGRVRLLAEVLQSLGVDETLGLSWLTLRSGALSEYGVRQEDLDGIVEHARSIAGTRLAIFFRDLGHKKVKASFRSTGTFDANAFARRYGGGGHVRAAGALIAGSMDEVRERVLADARQELASLGKGSGTP